A part of Oscillatoria sp. FACHB-1406 genomic DNA contains:
- a CDS encoding DUF6464 family protein: MLSLVLIFALALMPLLISLVVLRRIKRRWQARLRRIDTMSSYRSQLHSLPSLSEEISELHDYFIGDLSCRYNARSPYVRCAVNPDGPCEGCIHYQQKYRTAGDRNPKRRS, encoded by the coding sequence GTGTTGTCTTTGGTTTTAATCTTTGCATTAGCGCTGATGCCCCTGCTGATTTCTCTGGTTGTTTTACGCCGAATCAAGCGGAGGTGGCAAGCGCGACTGAGGCGAATCGATACGATGAGTTCCTATCGTTCGCAATTGCACAGCCTGCCGAGTTTAAGCGAGGAAATCTCCGAGCTTCACGACTATTTTATTGGAGATTTGAGTTGTCGCTACAATGCTCGTTCTCCTTACGTTCGCTGTGCGGTTAATCCGGACGGACCTTGCGAGGGCTGCATCCACTACCAACAGAAATATCGCACGGCGGGCGATCGCAACCCCAAAAGGCGATCGTAA